From Pantanalinema sp.:
CCTTCTCGCTCTCGGACGCCACCACCGCGCTCTACGAGTTCGTCTGGACCGAGTTCTGCGACTGGTACCTGGAGCTGGCCAAGCCCCGCATGCGCGAGGGGGACGAGGCGGTCAAGGCGGTGCTGCGCGAGGTGCTCTCGACGGCGCTGCGCCTGATGCACCCCTTCATGCCCTTCATCACCGAGGAGATCTACGCGCAGCTGGTGGCCCAGGAGCTGGTCGCTCCCACCCAGACCCTGCTCAAGACCACCTGGCCCGCGTACGACGAGGCCCTTCGCGACGAGGCCGTCGAGGCCGAGATGGCGCTGGTCATGGAGGTCATCCGAACCGTGCGCAACATGCGCGCCGAGCTGGGCGTTCCCCCGGCCAAGAAGGCCGAGCGCCTGGTCATCTTCGGCAAGCAGCATGAGCTGCTCGGCCGCATGAAGGCCACCATCGCTCACCTGACCCGTTCGGAAGCGGTCGAGGTCGGCGCCGAGCCGGTCGAGATCGCCCAGGCCGCCTCGGGCGTGGCGGGCGAGAACACCATCCTGCTGCCGCTCGAGGGCTTGCTCGACATCGCCAAGGAGGTCGAGCGCCTCAAGAAGGAGCAGGGCCAGCTCACCAGCGAGCGCCAGCGCCTGGAGGGCCAGCTCTCCAACGAGGCCTTCGTCTCGAAGGCCCCGGCGCACGTGGTGGACAAGCTGCGCAGCCGCATGGGCGAGGTCGACGCTCAGCTTTCGACCCTCTCGCAGCAGATCGCGCGCTGGGCGTAGTTACCTTTCCGGAGTGCAACGGGCCTGCCCCACAGGGCAGGCCCGTTGCACGTTCTGGAAGGAAGCGATTACGAGAGGCGCTGGCGAAGGGTCTCGTAGAGGCAGACGGCGGTTGCGATCCCCGCGTTGAGCGATTCGGCCTGCCCCGGCATGGGGATGGAGACCGCCTCGGTCGCAAGCCGGACCATCTCGTCCGAGAGGCCAGCCCCCTCGTTGCCCACCAGCCAGGCGAGCTTGCCCCTCAGGTTCAGGTCGTAGAGCGAGCGCTCGGTCCGAAGCGCGGTGGCGTAGATGGCCACGCCCTCGGCCTTGAGGCGCGAGAGGTCCTCGGCGAGCGAGGGGCGCACCAGGACGGGCAGGTGGAAGAGCGAGCCCATGGTGGCGCGCACCGCCTTGGGAGAATAGGGATCGACCGTGCCTGGGCCCACCAGCACGGCGCTCGCGCCCACCGCGTCGGCCGTGCGGATGACGGTGCCCAGGTTGCCCGGGTCCTGGAGGGCGTCGGCCACCACGAAGAAGGCGTCCTTGCTCACGCCGAGGGCGGCCTCGGGCGCGGGGATGCGGGCGATCGCCACCACCCCCTCGGGGGTCTCGGTGGTCACGAGCTGATCGAAGAGGCGCTCGGCCACCAGCGTGGTCTCGACGCCCTCGAGCACGCCGTGTCTCGCCTGCCAGGCCTCGGTGACGAAGGCCTCCACGAGCGGCCAGCCGCTCGCGAGGGCCTCCTGGATGAGCTTGGTGGTCTCGAGGAGGAAGAGGCCCGCTTGCTTGCGCCCCTTCCGGGAGTGAAGGGCGCGCAGGGCCTTGAGCTTGGGGTTCTGGAGGCTGGTGAGGATCAAGGTCTTGCGGTGCTCAGGTACTTGACCAGCCTGACCTCGTTCTTGAAGCCGGGCTGGATGTGGTAGTCGACGTGGTCCATGAGGCTGCGCATGAGGAAGATGCCGAGCCCCCCCACGCGGAACTCGGCCAGGTGCTGGTCGAGGTTGGGCGGTGGGATCTCCATCGGGTCGAAGGTGGAGCCCTTGTCGGTGATCACCACGGTGAACGCGCCGCGATCGGTGCGGATCGAGAGGTGAATCCCGAAGTCGCCCCGCTTCTGGGGGTAGGCGTGCTCCATGACGTTGGCGCAGGCCTCGTCCACCGCGAGCTCGATGCTGTCCAGGGCCTCGCTGGAGAAGCCCACGCCGGCGGCCTTCTCGCGGACGAACCCGCGGATCCGCGCGAGGTTCGCGGTATCGCTGCGGAATGTCGCTTCGAAGCAGCCACTGGCACTGGACATGGCTCTAGGTCTCCAGGAAGGCGGCGATGGCATCGCCGCGCGAGTCGTAGATCTCGAAGAGCTTGGTGAAGCCCAGCAGGTCGAAGACCTTGAAGACCTTCTGGGGCAACTGCACCACCTTGAGATCGCCGTGGTTCTGCCGGAAGTTGCTGATGGCCCCCATCAGGACGCCGAGACCGGCGCTCGAGATGTAGTCCATGAACTCGCAGTCGAGCACGACCTTGTAGTGTTTCTGCGCGACCAGGTCGTTGAGCAGCCGCTCGAGCTGAGGGGCGGTGTGAGCGTCGACGAATCCTTCAGCCTTCACGAAGGTGATGTCGCCTGCTGTTTCGACGCTTTGCCGGAAAGTTTCCAAATAGATCATCCTCTCAGGGAATTGAAGACGGCTTTCCCAACGATATTATAACCCCCCACGGTGAAATTGGCCCGGCCTTCGGGGGCACATTATTCGGCGAATGCTCGCGCGCCTCAATCGGTGAGCGCCAGCAAGACCGCGGCCGTCGTGAGGCAGCGGCTCGCGAGCGGCCGGGGACCGAGGGTGAAGTAGAAGGGTTCGGCGGCGAACCCGCCGTCTTCCTGCTGGCATCGGCTCAAGAAGCCTTCGGCGCTTTCGAGCGCGGCCGAGATGCCCGGGTCCGGCTCAAGGCGTCGCAGGGCCAGGACCGTGAAGGCCGTCTCCAGGGCGCCTGCTTCCCTTTCGGGCCGGTACTGGCCGCCGACCACCGCAAGGCCGGTCGGTCCCTGGGTGGCGGCCCAGCCGCCTGAGGGGAGCTGCGCGCGCAGCATGGCGTCGCGGGCGCGGCGCATGGCCTCGGCTGGCGCAGGGCCGAACTGCTCGGGCGCCTGTTTAAGCAGGAGATCGAACATGCGAATCGCCTGGTAGGTGCCGTAGCCGAGCCCGTAGTACCAGTAACTCGGGTAGAGCCCCCCGCTATCCTGCCGGGCGAGCCAGTCGGCGCCCATGCGCGCGTCGTGCGCGTAGCGTCCGGGATCGATCAGCAGGAGCGCACCGAGGAGGTTGCCGACCACTTCCGGGTGCACCGGGTCCGTGCCGGCGCCCCAGAGCGCGTCGGCCGCGCCCGCTTCGTCCAGGGAGGAGCACAGCCAGGTCCGGAACCGCCCCGCCTGGAGGCGGTTTTGCTCGAGCAACGCGAGGGGGCCGTCCAGGCTCTCGAGGCGATCGCGGCGCCCCACGCGGTGCAGCAGGGTCACGACCTGGGCCAGGACGTCCGCGTCGGGCGGGATCTCGGGGCACAGGTTGAAGTAGCGCCAGCCATCCGGGCTTCCCAGGGCGAGAATGGCGTCGGTCTCGCGCGCGACGATCGCCTGGGCCTCGGCGTCGTCGGGCAGGGCGGCGTGGAGGGCCATCGTGGCGAGCGCGACCTGAAAGACGGAACCGACGAGGATCGCATGGCCCATCAGGCCGAACTGGAGATCGAGGGCATCGGGAAAGCCGTCGGTGGCCTGGTTCTTCAAGAAAGCGCCAGCCCTGCCGACGAGTTGGACGGAAGCTTGCATCATGCCACAAGACCTCTCTTCACGCTTTCTTCGGGTGAGCCTGGGGGCTGAAAGCGGATGGTGTCGCGACTTCCGGCGATAGAAAAGACCGAGCTATGGTATAAGGCTACTACCCAACCCATAGGATTGCAATTTCGTGAACGTGAAACGTCTTTCTAAGCTGGCCTTCTGGGGCACCATGTCCGCGCTGCTGGTCGTGGCGGTCGCGACGTTCGTCCTCTCGCTCGCTTGGATCAATCGCCCCTTCCCGGGCTTCGTGGTCCTGCGGAACAACTCGGTCGACTCGCTTTCCTCGGCGCGCTGGACCGGCTTTCAGAACGGGATCAAGCAGCGGGATCACCTCCTGGCGGTCAACGGGACTCCGGTCCGCGACGGTGGTGAGCTCTACCGCATCGTGAGGGCGAAGCCGCCCGGCACGGTCTTCACCTACACCTTGGAGCGCCCGACTTCCGCCGGCATGTCCAAGATGAGCCTCACCGTCCCGTCGCAGCCCTTCAGGCTCAACGACTGGGTGGGGTTCTTCCTGACCTTCTGGGGGATCGGCCTTTTTCACCTGTTGACGGGCCTCTTCGTCTCGATCGTCAAGCCGGGCGACACCACCGCACGGGCGCACCTGCTGTTCTGCGTCTTCTTCGGCACCTTCCTCATGACCGCGTTCGACGGGATCGCCGATCACGTCTTCACCTACTTCCCCCACAATCCATCCTTCGCCCTGCTCGGGTTCGCGGCCCTGAACCTCGCGATGCTGGTGCCGCGGCCCCTCCCCGTGATCAAGCGCTTGCCGCGCATCCTGCTGGTCAACATGATCCTGGGCCTCGGCTACATGGCCTTCACCATGTGGAGCTTCGAGCAGCCGGCAGTATGGCCCAACAACTTCATCGGCATCCTCGCCGTCGACTCGATCTCGGTCCTGCTCATCGGGGCCTCCTCGTTCTGGGCGCGCTGGAGCGCCACCAGTTCCCCCCAGATCAAGCGGCAGGCCAACGTCATCCTCTGGGGCGCCCTCCTCGCGTTCCTGCCGGCCATCGTGTTCAACACCCTCGCCGGGCTCGGCGTCACGATCCCCTTCGGGGAGCTGACCTTCTTCGGCATGGTCATCTTCCCGGCCTCCGTCGCCTACACCATCGTCCGCCTTCGCCTCTTCGACATCGACGTCATCATCAAGCGCACCGTCACCTACTCGCTGATGTCGGTCGCCCTGGCGATGGCCTACTTCGTCCTGACCCTCGGCATCCGCAGCCTGTTCGGCACCGGCGGCCAGATGGATCCTGCGAGCATCATCGCGACCGGCGTGGTCGTGCTGCTGGTCGCGCCCCTGCGCGATCGCACCAAGGTGCTGGTCGACAAGCTCTTCTTCCGAAGCGGCTACGACCTGGCGCGCCTGCTGACCGACTTCGGGGATCGCGCCCGAGAGACCTTCGATCCCCAGGAGCTCCTGAGGACCTTCGTCTCGACCATCGATCATGCCCTTCAGCCGACCTACGTGGCCGTCCTGCTCAAGAACGGGGAGAGCGGAGCGCTTCTGCTCCGCGAGAGCAAGGGCCTCGCCGCGCCGGGGGCCATCGTCCTGGCCCAGGAGGATCCCGCCCTCAGGGCGCTGTTCGTCGGGCGCGGCCTGTCGATCAGCCTGGATCCCATCGACCTGCCCGGGATGTCCGAGGCGACGGCCACCCCGCTGCGCCTCAAGGAGGAGCTGGTGGGGCTGGTGCTGGTCGGGCCGCGCAAGAGCGACCAGCTCTTCAACTCGACCGATCGCACGCTCATGGTGGGCCTGGGCCAGCACCTCGCGCTGTGGATCAAGAACGCCGAGCTCTTCGGTCAGCTCGCGGGCCAGGCGCGCCTCAAGCGCGAGCTCGAGATTGCCCACGAGGTCCAGACGGGCCTCTTGCCGACCTCGCTCCCCGCCATGCACGGGGTGGAGTTCGCCGCCACCTCGA
This genomic window contains:
- a CDS encoding RNA methyltransferase, with translation MILTSLQNPKLKALRALHSRKGRKQAGLFLLETTKLIQEALASGWPLVEAFVTEAWQARHGVLEGVETTLVAERLFDQLVTTETPEGVVAIARIPAPEAALGVSKDAFFVVADALQDPGNLGTVIRTADAVGASAVLVGPGTVDPYSPKAVRATMGSLFHLPVLVRPSLAEDLSRLKAEGVAIYATALRTERSLYDLNLRGKLAWLVGNEGAGLSDEMVRLATEAVSIPMPGQAESLNAGIATAVCLYETLRQRLS
- a CDS encoding ATP-binding protein — encoded protein: MSSASGCFEATFRSDTANLARIRGFVREKAAGVGFSSEALDSIELAVDEACANVMEHAYPQKRGDFGIHLSIRTDRGAFTVVITDKGSTFDPMEIPPPNLDQHLAEFRVGGLGIFLMRSLMDHVDYHIQPGFKNEVRLVKYLSTARP
- a CDS encoding STAS domain-containing protein produces the protein MIYLETFRQSVETAGDITFVKAEGFVDAHTAPQLERLLNDLVAQKHYKVVLDCEFMDYISSAGLGVLMGAISNFRQNHGDLKVVQLPQKVFKVFDLLGFTKLFEIYDSRGDAIAAFLET
- a CDS encoding SpoIIE family protein phosphatase; protein product: MKRLSKLAFWGTMSALLVVAVATFVLSLAWINRPFPGFVVLRNNSVDSLSSARWTGFQNGIKQRDHLLAVNGTPVRDGGELYRIVRAKPPGTVFTYTLERPTSAGMSKMSLTVPSQPFRLNDWVGFFLTFWGIGLFHLLTGLFVSIVKPGDTTARAHLLFCVFFGTFLMTAFDGIADHVFTYFPHNPSFALLGFAALNLAMLVPRPLPVIKRLPRILLVNMILGLGYMAFTMWSFEQPAVWPNNFIGILAVDSISVLLIGASSFWARWSATSSPQIKRQANVILWGALLAFLPAIVFNTLAGLGVTIPFGELTFFGMVIFPASVAYTIVRLRLFDIDVIIKRTVTYSLMSVALAMAYFVLTLGIRSLFGTGGQMDPASIIATGVVVLLVAPLRDRTKVLVDKLFFRSGYDLARLLTDFGDRARETFDPQELLRTFVSTIDHALQPTYVAVLLKNGESGALLLRESKGLAAPGAIVLAQEDPALRALFVGRGLSISLDPIDLPGMSEATATPLRLKEELVGLVLVGPRKSDQLFNSTDRTLMVGLGQHLALWIKNAELFGQLAGQARLKRELEIAHEVQTGLLPTSLPAMHGVEFAATSIPALEVGGDFYDVIQVDEHRFGVLIGDVSGKGVPAALLMAMTLVIFRSIAPGNPSATDVMAKANELIFLNRPSRKMFVTAFYAVYDSRDRTLTYANAGNPLPIGTSGRLEAKGVSLGMFPTATYDGNTAVIEPGELLVLYSDGAEDAINPTSEQFGEERLAEIVFANRKEAPKDVEARILETIRKFSEGSDQFDDITLVTLRAN